One window from the genome of Parabacteroides sp. FAFU027 encodes:
- a CDS encoding T9SS type A sorting domain-containing protein, translated as MKTITKSVLALFLFVFFQSVHSQTTFPVTIKVIDQTMGAKTNKTNDQNEVNLFAWLSSGLAPSTWTNWWYPLYSGEAGITGSQLVKNTSDWTWQATLNAAPGTYQWNPYMKTLGWQPMNKRILYYGATDNLSFTISAIGEITGTTQIVITADKFPVTLKLIDKSKGQKTNDAVNNNETNLYFQGGTVTNASTTLYAESIQPTGDWWYALYPGVARCTGANPIEKNDTAWIWSATINAASGCYAWNPGAKSSGWKDINSSIYVYNTTSSNIQFNVGLDGTISGQTSLIIPGNTPMVVNAEDNNRVSVYPTKVSESLSVDGAKELVEVYSATGLKIATLSAAEHLDINTSAWSSGLYLVVVDHKSITKIFK; from the coding sequence ATGAAAACAATTACTAAGAGTGTATTGGCTTTGTTTTTATTCGTGTTTTTTCAATCTGTTCATAGTCAGACAACATTTCCGGTAACAATCAAAGTTATTGACCAGACAATGGGAGCCAAAACCAACAAAACGAACGACCAAAATGAGGTGAATCTATTTGCCTGGTTGTCATCAGGACTGGCTCCATCAACCTGGACTAACTGGTGGTATCCTTTATATAGCGGAGAGGCCGGAATTACAGGTTCTCAACTCGTTAAAAACACATCAGACTGGACCTGGCAGGCTACATTAAATGCTGCTCCAGGCACCTATCAGTGGAATCCCTATATGAAGACATTGGGCTGGCAACCAATGAATAAACGTATTCTCTACTACGGTGCTACAGATAACTTATCGTTTACCATCTCTGCTATCGGAGAAATAACCGGTACAACACAGATCGTGATCACTGCTGATAAATTTCCGGTAACTCTTAAACTGATAGATAAAAGCAAAGGTCAAAAGACCAATGATGCTGTCAATAATAATGAAACCAATCTCTATTTTCAGGGAGGTACTGTAACCAATGCCTCTACCACCCTGTATGCCGAGAGTATTCAGCCCACCGGAGACTGGTGGTACGCACTTTATCCGGGAGTAGCCCGATGTACAGGTGCCAATCCGATTGAGAAAAATGATACAGCCTGGATCTGGTCTGCAACTATTAATGCAGCCAGTGGATGTTATGCCTGGAATCCGGGTGCTAAATCTTCTGGTTGGAAAGACATTAACTCTTCCATTTATGTGTACAATACCACTTCGTCAAATATCCAGTTTAATGTCGGATTGGATGGTACAATTTCTGGCCAGACTTCTTTGATTATTCCGGGAAATACGCCTATGGTTGTAAATGCTGAAGATAATAATAGAGTGAGCGTTTATCCGACAAAGGTGAGTGAATCTCTATCTGTGGATGGAGCAAAAGAGCTGGTTGAGGTATATAGTGCAACCGGTTTGAAAATAGCAACCCTTTCAGCAGCCGAACACCTGGATATCAATACCTCGGCGTGGAGCAGTGGGCTTTATCTGGTGGTGGTTGATCATAAAAGTATAACTAAGATTTTCAAATAA
- a CDS encoding glycoside hydrolase family 30 beta sandwich domain-containing protein, producing the protein MKHSSSKPLSIRIEIWIINTFIGVFFASGAMSQTVTPWLTTGSKTLLLQKQSSVVFGTTSTSTNSITIDPSIAYQTMDGLGFTLTEGSAEVISSLSESLQIQLLNELFNKTTGIGISAIRISIGASDLSSSDYSYNESSGDVNMMNFSLVGADQTYLIPIIKKILAINPDMKILATPWTALRWMKSNTSWIGGTLNNSYYSSYARYFVKYLDAMSAQGIKIWAITPQNEPLNQSNDPSMGMSSTEQKNFINNNLGPALLAAGYSNVKIIAYDHNCDNTTYPIDVCNNSSYVDGAVFHLYAGNISALTTVKNATNKNVYFTEQYSASTGSFSGDLGWHIKNVVIGGANNWAKAIFEWNLANNSSYGPHTSGGCTTCMGAVTINGSTIVRNVAYYIIGQASKFVQSGAARINTTSSNSNVSVTAFKNSDGTIAVITFNSASSDQNVKLTCNGKSFIYTIPTNSVASFTWSTVSTDVSESVKDNVKLIPNPAGESVSITHPDLLGETASVQLYNLSGTLVFKQSLSADNQIEHLNISSLPKGIYLAKLSGDAVSLSERLIKK; encoded by the coding sequence GTGAAACACAGCTCAAGCAAACCTCTGTCAATCAGGATAGAAATATGGATTATTAATACTTTTATCGGGGTGTTTTTTGCCTCTGGAGCAATGTCGCAAACGGTAACACCGTGGTTGACAACCGGAAGTAAGACTCTCCTTCTTCAGAAACAGTCATCTGTAGTATTCGGAACTACTTCTACATCTACAAATTCCATAACTATTGATCCGTCGATAGCCTATCAGACAATGGATGGCCTGGGCTTTACTCTTACCGAAGGGAGTGCCGAAGTGATCAGTTCTTTGTCTGAATCTCTGCAAATCCAGCTCCTGAATGAGTTGTTTAATAAAACGACCGGAATAGGTATTTCTGCCATTCGTATCAGTATTGGTGCATCAGACCTAAGCTCTTCCGACTATAGCTACAATGAATCATCAGGAGATGTAAATATGATGAATTTTAGTCTGGTTGGAGCTGATCAAACTTATTTGATTCCCATAATAAAGAAGATACTGGCGATAAATCCTGATATGAAAATATTGGCAACGCCCTGGACCGCTCTGCGTTGGATGAAGTCCAACACATCATGGATAGGAGGTACTCTAAATAACAGTTATTATTCTTCTTATGCACGCTATTTTGTTAAATATCTCGATGCCATGAGCGCTCAGGGGATAAAGATTTGGGCAATTACTCCGCAAAATGAGCCATTGAACCAAAGTAATGATCCCAGCATGGGAATGAGTTCTACGGAACAAAAGAATTTTATCAATAATAATCTTGGACCGGCCTTACTGGCTGCTGGTTATTCAAACGTGAAAATAATTGCTTATGATCATAATTGTGACAATACAACCTATCCGATTGATGTTTGCAATAATAGCAGCTATGTGGATGGTGCGGTATTTCATCTTTATGCCGGAAATATTTCGGCATTGACAACAGTGAAGAATGCGACCAATAAAAACGTTTATTTTACGGAACAATATTCAGCTTCTACTGGTTCTTTCTCAGGAGATTTGGGATGGCATATTAAAAATGTGGTTATCGGGGGGGCGAATAACTGGGCTAAAGCTATCTTTGAATGGAATCTGGCGAATAATTCATCTTATGGGCCGCATACGTCCGGTGGTTGCACTACGTGTATGGGAGCTGTAACAATTAATGGAAGTACAATTGTCCGAAATGTTGCATATTATATCATAGGGCAGGCTTCTAAGTTTGTCCAATCGGGAGCAGCCAGGATAAATACCACTTCCAGCAATAGTAATGTTTCTGTGACTGCATTTAAAAACAGCGATGGAACTATTGCTGTCATAACCTTTAATAGTGCTTCATCAGACCAGAATGTGAAATTAACCTGTAATGGAAAATCGTTTATTTACACAATACCAACGAATTCTGTTGCTTCATTTACCTGGAGTACTGTATCAACAGATGTATCCGAATCAGTAAAAGATAATGTTAAGTTGATTCCTAATCCGGCAGGAGAAAGTGTATCAATAACGCATCCTGATTTATTGGGTGAAACTGCATCTGTCCAGTTATATAACCTCTCGGGGACTCTTGTGTTTAAACAGTCACTAAGTGCTGATAATCAAATAGAACATTTGAATATATCCAGCCTGCCCAAAGGTATTTATCTGGCAAAACTATCCGGAGATGCAGTGTCGTTAAGTGAGCGTTTGATAAAAAAATAA
- a CDS encoding glycoside hydrolase family 30 protein, with amino-acid sequence MKFAISAISLTAILSLGQSAQAGGKTNNLFQPHSAKVITTAQNTDYRFTPTQITEFQSVPQPLETEVCVFVDPSKTFQTMVGIGGALTDASAETFAKLPKLKQQELLDAYYSKTKGIGYTLGRTNINSCDFSSDNYTYVKVNDKELNSFSVEHDKKYKIPLIKQAVTAAGGSLTLFVSPWSPPAWMKDNNNMLQGGKLLANYRQAWANYYVKFINEYRKEGIPIWGLTVQNEPMAKQKWESCVFTAEEERDFIRRYLGPTLQKAGMSDKKMIAWDHNRDQVYQRASTILSDPEAAKYVWGIGYHWYETWTGSDMLFENLKRVHEAFPDKKLFFTEGCIERFQYDRIKDWTLGEKYGYSMINDFNCGTVAWTDWNILLDENGGPNHVGNYCFAPIIADTRKGELLYTNIYYYIGHFSKYIRPGAKRVAVSSNRDKLLATGFVNTDGTFAVVVMNRSSEKIAYKLWIKGRAVQIEAHPHSISTVLVN; translated from the coding sequence ATGAAGTTTGCAATTTCTGCTATTTCCCTGACCGCAATTTTAAGCCTTGGTCAATCCGCTCAGGCGGGAGGAAAGACCAATAATCTATTCCAACCTCATTCTGCAAAGGTTATTACCACTGCTCAAAATACCGATTACCGTTTTACACCAACTCAGATAACAGAATTTCAATCGGTTCCCCAACCGTTGGAAACAGAAGTCTGTGTGTTTGTTGATCCGTCAAAAACTTTCCAGACTATGGTTGGAATAGGAGGTGCCTTGACAGATGCTTCAGCGGAAACATTTGCCAAATTACCAAAACTGAAGCAACAGGAGTTACTTGATGCTTATTACAGCAAAACCAAAGGAATAGGTTATACCTTAGGTCGTACAAACATCAACAGTTGTGATTTTTCAAGTGATAACTATACTTATGTAAAAGTGAACGATAAAGAGCTGAACAGTTTTTCGGTTGAACACGATAAGAAGTATAAAATTCCTCTTATCAAACAAGCTGTAACCGCAGCCGGTGGGTCTTTGACGCTGTTTGTAAGTCCATGGAGTCCTCCAGCCTGGATGAAGGATAATAACAATATGTTACAAGGAGGAAAACTGCTAGCCAATTACCGTCAGGCCTGGGCAAATTACTATGTGAAATTCATCAATGAGTACAGAAAAGAAGGCATTCCTATCTGGGGATTAACTGTGCAAAATGAGCCAATGGCCAAACAGAAATGGGAATCCTGTGTGTTTACTGCAGAGGAAGAACGGGATTTTATACGTCGATATCTTGGCCCAACGTTACAAAAGGCAGGTATGTCTGATAAAAAAATGATCGCGTGGGATCACAATCGGGATCAGGTATATCAGCGGGCAAGTACCATTCTTAGTGATCCGGAAGCGGCCAAATATGTGTGGGGGATTGGGTACCATTGGTATGAAACATGGACCGGAAGTGATATGCTTTTTGAGAACCTGAAACGTGTGCACGAAGCTTTCCCTGATAAAAAACTTTTTTTCACGGAAGGTTGTATCGAACGCTTTCAGTATGATCGGATCAAAGACTGGACATTAGGGGAGAAATATGGTTATTCAATGATCAATGACTTTAATTGTGGAACAGTTGCCTGGACTGACTGGAATATTCTTTTAGACGAAAATGGCGGCCCTAATCACGTAGGAAATTATTGTTTTGCTCCGATTATAGCAGATACACGAAAAGGAGAACTGCTTTATACTAATATCTATTATTATATCGGCCATTTTTCGAAATATATCAGACCGGGAGCGAAAAGAGTAGCGGTATCTTCAAATCGGGATAAGCTGTTGGCAACAGGATTTGTAAATACAGACGGGACATTCGCAGTTGTGGTGATGAATCGTAGTTCTGAAAAAATAGCCTATAAATTGTGGATTAAAGGTCGTGCTGTACAGATTGAAGCGCACCCACATTCAATCAGCACAGTGTTGGTTAATTAA
- a CDS encoding GDSL-type esterase/lipase family protein, translating into MRKIFYFLICMMLGFVQLNAQTLQQKFYVDFGPNDVTNGNITTSPDVNGNYWNNLTDNTVAGNIAIVNSTNAATGFRLLVTKAMSKNGILSGGLTAPGTTLLGEYAIATATQDYFFTTNASTPGAFKLTGLNPSKAYKFYIFGSRNTTEPRIAKYTLTGINSAIGNLQTSGTNLGGTGYNGNNSTVYASDLIYPNASGEITLDLAVSSGTYAHINLMKVEEYTAGQIDATSITISGNNISSTGATSQMSAQITPSNATVKTVSWKVDDETVAYIDANGLLYPKKNGAVTVTATLTQTSSTITVTKQITISNQLAALYFSGSNTENGDNIGSAIPMKMVTGFNGIVTPVFEIYTSLKSDGTFNFYTSQDQSATVFGAGATSGTIQAGGAGIDPAESGPVLITVNLSTNTYTILPITKWSVVGSTIVSGWGGDVPLTYQGNGVWSGLVDMTVTTTETPRFVLRANGNWSYVLKRVQGTSHTVRMESQASANGYTVEDIPLGYGLVNVTVDLRNYTYSVACPSIDNYRIAWMGSSVANGQGATNMQGYRYLYTQELAQRFADNKGYNWSVGNISVNGNSTLNLLSRWESDLTPQCSKYVVYALSLGNEGIHEATDKQAIFNQFKTNMQTLIDMARASGKYPLVTNNYTRADFDLTDYSYIRQMNMLIHEWDVPSVNMLGAIDDGTGKWPVGYQSDVYHPNDAGHAEFSYAIVPSLFDAIQNGKSLPQKVSGTYLTLGKSVSTDRLTFIPENLIHPFTISFDVRTTGTGIISSFDQAGQTGSLTITDAGVLQYSSPNGGIITGTTVVNDGQWHKVTLTHFYARGETLLYSDAMESGRLSEKLLADKFSLNDVNAPAVIDYRELFFYRSGMNSDELTGLNSGKMLKSSLEIYAPLDGQAVLGTNALVNQAQSTNTVQRVQQVTTGVSENTTTGRIRISPNPAQNEVTIDGLTSDRPYDYSVYKLDGQIVLNGQLSDKKEINITSLSPMQYVLVIKGVGNSISQGFKFTKADTIK; encoded by the coding sequence ATGAGAAAGATATTTTATTTTCTGATTTGTATGATGTTAGGTTTTGTGCAACTAAATGCTCAGACCTTGCAGCAAAAGTTTTACGTGGATTTTGGACCGAATGATGTTACCAACGGGAATATAACCACCAGTCCGGATGTAAATGGAAACTACTGGAATAACCTGACTGACAATACTGTTGCCGGAAATATCGCTATCGTTAATTCAACGAATGCAGCGACAGGATTTCGTTTGTTGGTGACTAAAGCCATGTCAAAAAACGGGATTCTATCCGGTGGACTTACTGCACCCGGTACTACATTATTGGGTGAATATGCCATAGCGACAGCTACTCAGGATTATTTCTTTACTACAAATGCTTCAACGCCGGGAGCATTTAAACTCACAGGATTAAATCCATCCAAAGCATATAAGTTCTATATTTTTGGTAGCCGGAATACAACTGAGCCCCGGATCGCAAAATACACACTTACCGGAATAAATTCAGCCATTGGTAATCTTCAGACTTCAGGAACTAATCTGGGTGGTACCGGCTATAACGGAAACAACAGTACTGTATATGCTTCTGATCTGATTTACCCGAATGCAAGTGGCGAGATTACGCTGGATCTGGCAGTTTCATCCGGAACCTATGCTCATATTAACCTGATGAAAGTTGAAGAATATACTGCAGGTCAGATTGATGCTACCTCCATTACTATCTCTGGAAATAATATTTCTTCAACCGGGGCAACTTCGCAAATGTCGGCTCAAATTACACCGTCCAATGCGACTGTAAAGACTGTTTCCTGGAAAGTGGATGATGAAACCGTTGCTTACATTGATGCGAATGGGCTCCTTTATCCCAAAAAGAATGGCGCTGTAACAGTAACTGCAACACTGACTCAAACCAGTTCTACCATTACTGTAACAAAGCAAATTACCATCTCAAATCAGCTTGCAGCGCTCTATTTTTCCGGATCAAACACAGAAAACGGAGATAATATAGGGAGTGCCATTCCGATGAAAATGGTTACCGGATTTAATGGTATTGTAACTCCTGTATTTGAGATTTATACCTCATTGAAGTCAGACGGGACTTTTAATTTTTATACTTCACAGGATCAGTCTGCTACGGTATTTGGAGCAGGAGCAACGTCGGGTACTATTCAGGCCGGAGGTGCAGGAATTGATCCTGCGGAGTCTGGGCCTGTATTGATTACGGTAAATCTAAGCACCAATACTTACACGATTTTGCCAATTACCAAATGGAGTGTTGTCGGTAGCACAATCGTTAGCGGATGGGGAGGTGATGTTCCACTGACTTATCAGGGTAACGGGGTTTGGTCAGGTCTTGTAGATATGACCGTTACAACAACTGAAACACCCCGGTTTGTATTACGGGCAAATGGTAATTGGTCATATGTGTTGAAAAGGGTTCAGGGTACTTCCCATACTGTCAGGATGGAGTCACAGGCCAGCGCCAATGGCTATACGGTGGAAGATATTCCCCTTGGGTACGGATTGGTAAATGTAACAGTTGACCTGAGAAACTATACCTATTCGGTTGCATGTCCGTCAATAGATAATTACCGTATTGCCTGGATGGGCTCATCTGTTGCTAATGGACAGGGGGCTACCAATATGCAGGGATATCGCTATCTGTATACGCAGGAGCTGGCTCAACGATTTGCTGACAACAAGGGATATAACTGGAGTGTAGGAAATATTTCCGTAAATGGAAATAGTACGTTGAATCTCTTAAGCCGATGGGAGTCAGATCTAACTCCTCAGTGTAGTAAATATGTAGTCTATGCTCTTTCTCTTGGTAATGAAGGTATCCATGAAGCTACTGATAAACAGGCGATTTTCAATCAGTTCAAAACCAACATGCAAACTCTGATTGATATGGCCCGTGCAAGTGGCAAATATCCATTGGTAACGAATAACTACACCCGTGCTGATTTTGACTTGACTGATTATTCGTACATCCGTCAGATGAATATGCTGATTCACGAATGGGATGTCCCCAGTGTAAACATGCTTGGAGCAATTGACGATGGCACCGGAAAATGGCCGGTTGGATATCAGTCTGATGTCTATCACCCGAATGATGCCGGACATGCAGAGTTTTCTTATGCAATCGTACCCTCTCTTTTTGACGCGATTCAGAATGGAAAATCATTGCCGCAGAAAGTATCCGGAACTTATTTGACTTTGGGGAAATCAGTGTCAACAGATAGACTGACTTTTATTCCTGAAAATCTGATTCACCCGTTTACGATATCATTTGACGTGAGAACTACCGGTACAGGTATTATTTCTTCGTTTGACCAGGCTGGACAAACCGGTTCGCTTACGATTACAGATGCTGGTGTCCTGCAATATTCATCCCCTAACGGTGGGATTATTACCGGAACTACCGTTGTAAATGACGGACAATGGCACAAGGTTACCTTAACTCATTTTTATGCCAGAGGTGAAACTCTTTTATATTCAGATGCTATGGAATCCGGTCGTTTAAGTGAAAAACTTCTTGCTGATAAATTCAGCCTGAATGATGTCAATGCACCGGCGGTAATTGATTACAGAGAGCTATTTTTCTACAGATCGGGGATGAATAGTGATGAGTTAACAGGACTCAATAGCGGAAAAATGTTGAAATCGAGTCTGGAGATTTATGCACCACTTGACGGTCAGGCCGTATTAGGTACAAATGCTCTTGTAAATCAGGCTCAAAGTACAAACACAGTACAACGTGTACAACAGGTTACAACCGGAGTCTCAGAAAATACGACAACAGGAAGAATCAGAATTTCACCTAATCCGGCTCAGAATGAGGTGACGATAGATGGATTGACTTCTGATAGACCCTATGATTATTCAGTTTATAAGTTGGATGGGCAAATAGTCTTGAACGGCCAATTGTCCGATAAAAAGGAAATCAACATAACCTCACTATCACCGATGCAATATGTTTTGGTTATAAAGGGTGTCGGTAATAGTATTTCTCAGGGATTTAAATTCACAAAAGCAGATACAATCAAGTGA
- a CDS encoding DUF5125 domain-containing protein: MRKYLLMQLTAILLLAFSACSEKEQSIGNPVIDNPTVATAANFGDSVTFSANVSDNIPLSTLKAQLYYGDEKVSETVIRTKTNGIYSGKIFVPYYANVPNATATVKLVLQNINFTITNKEFDLPVTRPDYDFLTLVMEDKTEVKMLRTAQYQYKATAVLPQKFKAYIKTPVLNAQGNSLTFGWENSQIAIGSTSLIPFSNATAGTYDVTFNTLTCVASPFIKLMFNGTEMTMVDDNNYKVEMNLTKGQVIEVSGFPDYANWWIDPDYFTKGSDGKLTFLPESGKYRVTANFAYKFFIIERMNGTALSQLNTDGNAVYLIGWGVGKPSASARNINWDPSKGLCMAKVGTNKFQVTIKPCEMDGADFKFFYQKGWGGEFVTSNYTSYPSDLMTINATSGNFKPIKANFPDPTRDYVITLDLSGGNTAAVLTMVAK; encoded by the coding sequence ATTTATTGATGCAGTTAACTGCCATTCTTTTGTTGGCATTTTCTGCATGTAGCGAAAAAGAGCAAAGTATTGGTAATCCTGTTATAGACAATCCGACTGTTGCTACTGCTGCAAATTTTGGTGACAGTGTCACTTTTTCAGCCAATGTGAGTGATAATATTCCATTGTCCACATTGAAAGCTCAACTGTATTATGGTGATGAAAAAGTTTCGGAAACGGTTATACGTACGAAAACAAATGGCATATATTCCGGGAAAATATTTGTTCCTTATTATGCCAACGTTCCTAATGCTACTGCAACCGTTAAGCTGGTTCTGCAAAATATCAACTTTACGATTACGAATAAAGAGTTTGACCTTCCGGTTACACGACCTGACTATGACTTCCTGACCCTTGTCATGGAAGATAAGACAGAGGTGAAGATGTTGAGAACCGCTCAGTACCAATACAAAGCAACAGCTGTCTTGCCTCAGAAATTCAAGGCATATATAAAAACGCCGGTTCTGAACGCTCAGGGAAACAGCCTGACTTTCGGATGGGAAAACAGCCAGATTGCGATCGGATCTACCAGTCTGATTCCTTTTTCAAATGCAACAGCCGGAACCTACGATGTAACTTTTAATACATTGACCTGTGTAGCGTCTCCATTTATTAAACTGATGTTTAACGGAACGGAAATGACTATGGTGGATGATAACAATTACAAGGTGGAGATGAATCTGACCAAAGGTCAGGTCATTGAGGTTTCCGGATTTCCGGATTATGCTAACTGGTGGATTGATCCGGATTATTTCACCAAAGGTTCGGATGGAAAACTGACCTTCTTACCTGAAAGCGGCAAGTACCGTGTTACGGCCAACTTCGCTTATAAATTCTTCATCATTGAGCGGATGAATGGCACTGCTTTATCTCAGCTTAACACTGATGGCAATGCTGTCTATCTTATTGGTTGGGGAGTGGGTAAGCCAAGTGCATCAGCCCGGAATATCAACTGGGATCCGTCAAAAGGATTGTGCATGGCCAAAGTAGGAACCAATAAGTTTCAGGTAACCATCAAGCCCTGTGAAATGGATGGAGCCGACTTTAAATTCTTCTACCAGAAAGGATGGGGTGGCGAATTTGTAACATCAAATTACACATCATATCCGTCTGATCTTATGACTATAAATGCAACATCAGGTAATTTCAAACCGATCAAAGCAAATTTCCCGGATCCGACAAGAGATTATGTAATTACGCTTGACCTCTCCGGGGGCAATACCGCTGCTGTTTTGACTATGGTAGCAAAATAA